Proteins encoded together in one Branchiostoma lanceolatum isolate klBraLanc5 chromosome 11, klBraLanc5.hap2, whole genome shotgun sequence window:
- the LOC136444398 gene encoding 2-(3-amino-3-carboxypropyl)histidine synthase subunit 2-like, translating into MAVAFSTDSSEVINRSLGISSPSRTSHESVEALYEIPRCVQWVKKHGFHKVALQFPDALLVDSTEVALKMEKETGAKVYILGDTSYGSCCVDEVAAQHVNADCIVHYGQSCLSPTSHLPVLYVFCCQPVDVEHCVQSFRKLIPDQHARVIIMSDVTYSASINDISSRLSQEYACLVTSSLNIPHSNLDTESSTQKSEQDTDSTSTTQDSLDQDNQVICRFGRTFCLQADTELDSYSIFYIGKESLTLTNLMMGYNRCMFYSYNPDGRNCRKETLNVNKALMKRYYMVEKAKEANVVGIVAGTLGVSDYLTVINNLKEIVKKAGKKSYTFVMGKLNVPKLANFMEIDVFVLVACSENTLIDSSEFYRPVVTPFEMELACNSCREWTGEYITDFRELLPGAPSHVPMSEGTGEDETDVSLISGGMRRVGLREEQTTGSTAVVKRDDVLTVAEVNSGASFLQSLSWQGLEQKLGETDVTTAVEGRTGIAAGYTHEPGAGGDKEGPQA; encoded by the exons ATGGCCGTGGCATTTAGCACTGACAGTTCGGAAGTCATCAACAGATCTCTCGGTATCTCCTCTCCTTCCAGAACGTCTCATGAGTCTGTGGAAGCGTTGTACGAGATCCCAAGATGCGTGCAGTGGGTGAAAAAACATGGCTTTCACAAG GTTGCCCTGCAGTTCCCAGACGCTCTCCTTGTAGATTCCACAGAAGTTGCACTGAAGATGGAAAAGGAAACTGGAGCAAAGGTGTACATCTTAGGAGACACATCCTATGGAAG TTGCTGTGTAGATGAAGTGGCAGCCCAGCATGTGAATGCAGACTGTATCGTCCACTATGGCCAGTCCTGCCTCAGCCCCACCTCCCATCTACCTGTACTGTACGTGTTCTGTTGTCAACCTGTGGATGTGGAACACTGTGTGCAGAGTTTCAGGAAACTGATACCTGACCAACATGCCAGAGTTATCATCATGTCTGATGTCACTTACTCGGCTAGCATCA ATGACATAAGTTCCAGACTTAGTCAGGAGTATGCATGTTTGGTCACATCTAGTCTCAACATACCACACTCAAACCTGGACACAGAGTCCTCTACACAGAAGAGTGAACAAGATACGGATAGCACATCAACAACACAAGATTCTCTAGATCAGGATAATCAAGTCATCTGTAGATTTGGGAGGACAttttgtctccaagcagatacagagTTGGACTCCTACTCCATCTTCTACATTGGAAAAGAAAGTCTAACGTTAACAAACCTTATGATGGGGTACAATAGGTGTATGTTCTACAGTTACAACCCGGATGGACGAAACTGTCGGAAGGAAACACTCAATGTCAACAAGGCTCTGATGAAGAGGTACTATATGGTAGAAAAAGCCAAGGAGGCAAACGTGGTTGGAATTGTCGCGGGAACACTCGGAGTCTCGGACTACCTTACTGTCATCAACAACCTGAAGGAGATTGTAAAGAAAGCAGGAAAGAAGAGCTACACGTTTGTCATGGGGAAGTTAAACGTGCCAAAGCTGGCAAATTTCATGGAAATCGACGTGTTTGTGCTCGTGGCGTGTTCGGAGAATACTTTGATTGATTCGTCAGAGTTCTACCGTCCGGTAGTGACGCCGTTTGAGATGGAGCTGGCGTGCAACAGCTGCCGAGAGTGGACAGGAGAGTACATCACAGACTTCAGAGAACTTCTCCCAG GTGCACCCTCACACGTGCCTATGAGTGAAGGGACAGGTGAAGATGAAACAGACGTGTCGCTGATCTCAGGAGGAATGAGGAGGGTGGGGCTGAGGGAGGAGCAGACAACAGGCAGTACAGCTGTGGTGAAGAGAGATGATGTGCTCACTGTGGCTGAGGTCAACTCAGGAG CATCCTTCCTGCAGTCTCTGTCATGGCAGGGTCTGGAGCAGAAGCTGGGAGAAACTGATGTCACCACTGCTGTGGAGGGGAGGACGGGGATAGCAGCTGGGTACACTCATGAGCCAGGGGCTGGGGGGGACAAGGAGGGTCCTCAGGCGTAG
- the LOC136445330 gene encoding transcription factor JunD-like, translating into MTTHSALRWTLVPSGLFNTDKLVGTSSLSDGTKCVEDITELTDCNGDLSEFLSGDLAGQMLDMEDFLEFSDLSQFMGMVGAEGEEATDVTANAGVARMLFPVADDPPTEAAIPQASTSDEPPMKMARLSASESIPSSPSPSPADPPIDRRRKNNVAAQVSRRKRKEREANMEQKAVELEAANAKLREKVAQLEQATTEMKQRLIQSLAFGK; encoded by the exons ATGACCACACACAGTGCGCTACGTTGGACCCTGGTACCAAGTGGCCTATTTAACACCG ACAAGCTCGTCGGCACCTCTTCCCTGTCTGACGGCACCAAGTGTGTCGAGGACATCACGGAACTGACTGACTGCAATGGTGACTTGAGCGAGTTTCTGAGTGGTGATCTTGCTGGGCAGATGTTGGACATGGAGGATTTTCTGGAGTTCAGTGACCTGTCCCAGTTTATGGGGATG GTTGGCGCAGAGGGAGAGGAAGCAACTGATGTAACAGCCAATGCTGGTGTAGCACGCATGCTGTTCCCTGTTGCTGACGACCCTCCCACCGAAGCCGCCATCCCCCAGGCTTCCACTTCTGATGAGCCTCCAATGAAGATGGCCCGCCTCTCGGCCTCCGAGAGTATCCCATCATCCCCCAGTCCTTCCCCTGCTGACCCACCAATCGACAGGCGGCGCAAGAACAACGTTGCAGCCCAAGTCTCCCGCCGCAAGCGTAAGGAACGCGAGGCGAACATGGAGCAGAAGGCGGTTGAGCTGGAAGCTGCGAACGCCAAGCTTCGCGAGAAGGTGGCACAGCTGGAGCAGGCGACGACGGAGATGAAGCAGCGGCTCATCCAATCACTGGCCTTCGGAAAGTAA
- the LOC136444399 gene encoding signal recognition particle receptor subunit beta-like, whose product MSDAGVADMLDPAMIVPVLVALLVVVLTVVLLKFIFGGRSSRNAVLLVGLCDSGKTTLFGQLTERKAVKTHTSIKKNQGTYKLQEGKKGSLQLVDLPGHERLRLVNLDEHKAAAKAIVYLLDSSTFQRELRDIAEFLYVLLVDAALAKAPFLIVCNKQDMTLAKSEKVVKGMLEKEINMLRVTRQAALEGTDGSSGNNNTFLGRKDKDFQFTQLQQQVTFVECSCLEGKLNITGVEDWINSVA is encoded by the exons ATGTCAGACGCTGGCGTGGCGGATATGCTGGACCCTGCCATGATTGTGCCCGTGCTGGTCGCTTTGCTGGTCGTGGTGCTCACAGTCGTGCTCCTCAAGTTTATATTCGGCGGAAGAAGCAGTAGAAATGCCGTACTATTGGTGGGACTGTGCGATAGCGGGAAGACAACACTCTTTGGGCAG CTAACAGAGAGAAAAGCAGTGAAGACTCACACCTCCATCAAGAAAAACCAAGGgacatacaaactacaggagGGCAAGAAAGGCAGTCTACAG CTTGTAGACCTCCCAGGACATGAGCGACTCCGCCTCGTAAACCTAGACGAGCACAAGGCAGCAGCCAAAGCCATCGTCTACCTGCTGGACTCTTCCACGTTCCAACGCGAGCTACGAGACATCGCAGAGTTCCTGTACGTCCTGCTGGTGGATGCCGCGCTGGCAAAAGCGCCCTTCCTGATCGTGTGTAACAAGCAGGACATGACCCTGGCCAAGTCTGAGAAGGTCGTGAAGGGAATGCTCGAGAAAGAAATCAACATGCTACGAGTGACTCGCCAAGCAGCTCTTGAAG GTACAGATGGCAGTAGTGGTAACAACAACACCTTCCTGGGGAGGAAGGACAAAGACTTTCAGTTCAcacagctgcagcagcaggtgACGTTTGTGGAATGCAGCTGTCTGGAGGGGAAACTGAACATCACAGGGGTGGAAGACTGGATCAACAGTGTGGCATAG
- the LOC136445179 gene encoding tripartite motif-containing protein 3-like translates to MKRLMYISVDGEGRILVSDWDNHCVFVYDEFGQFLFKFGGEGSGEGQLKHPRGICTDNSGNIIVADRGNSREEVFDNTGRFLKHITTNIEPGGVAMASQGLGQLVVTSCKNHTVHIVPSYMIYTSEC, encoded by the coding sequence ATGAAGCGgcttatgtacatctctgtagATGGAGAGGGGAGGATCCTTGTGTCAGACTGGGACAATCATTGTGTCTTTGTGTATGATGAGTTTGGTCAGTTTTTGTTCAAGTTTGGAGGTGAGGGAAGTGGTGAAGGTCAGCTGAAGCATCCCCGTGGCATCTGTACAGACAATTCGGGTAACATCATCGTGGCAGACAGGGGAAACAGTCGTGAGGAGGTGTTTGACAACACAGGCAGATTCCTCAAACACATCACTACAAATATAGAGCCAGGAGGCGTTGCCATGGCATCACAGGGCCTAGGCCAGCTGGTGGTGACCAGCTGTAAGAACCACACTGTGCACATTGTACCCTCTTATATGATCTACACTAGCGAGTGTTAA